The DNA segment TTCCCGCAACGACTTCGATAAAGAGCGTATTTTAAACAATATCGAAAAAATCGCCTCTAATGAAGGTTATGTGATCACGCCCTACCAAAAAGAGCAGGCGAAGATCAGAAAACCTTACATCGATGCTCTAGAGCAATTAATTTCAGAGGGTTACTGCTACAGCACAGAAAAAACGTATGAAGATCTCATTAAAATTGTCCCTATGCCTGCAGGCAGAATTAAGCACTATTCCCAAAAGCATATTTGTAAATGGTTCAAGGCATACAATGAAAACAATCGCCATTTAGAACTATCCATAAAGGACAGAAAACCTCGATGCAATCAACTCCAAATCAATGATGAAGAGTGTTTGATGAGCTTTTTATACAGTGGATTAGGCAGTAATTGCAATAACAAGCAAATGCATCGTAAGTATCAGCGCTATGTAGGGGATTGTAGAACCAACTGGAAAGATGAAACACTAAATGTCGCTGATATATCTACAATGCGCCGCCGTTTAAAGAAAATTACGCAACTCGACTGGGCTATTGCCTGTGGCGACAAAGAAAGTGCAAAAAAGTTATCTCTGACACGTCAGCGAAAGATTCGAGTTGATAAGGCACTTGAGCGAGTTGAAATCGATTGCTTGCACTTAAACGTTGCGCTTATTAATGATTTAACCAGTGAAGTTATCACTAAAGTTATTCTCTACGTCGCTATAGATGTAAAAACTCGTTACCCCCTATCCGTTGTCGTTCAATTCGGTGGTGGTGAGAATTCTGCTGGGGTGCTCAATTTGTTTCGCAATATGTTCATTGAATCCAGTAATGAATTGAATGCTTTTGGCTTACCACAGTACGTAATTGCAGATAATGGCACTGCGTTCAACAATATAATGATTGATGAATTAACCCAAGCACTGGAGCTTAGCTATGTTAGAACGGCAACAGGCGCAGCTCAACACAAACCATTCATTGAGAGTTTCTTCAATAAGCTTAGAGTTGAATTTTGCGAAGCGAAACTGGAAGGCTATGAGAAGAAATATCACAATCAAGAACTAAGCTCCTATCAAACCACAAAGCTTAAAAATAGAGTCAAAATAACCTACCGACAGTTTTTACACGCTTTAAATGATCACTTGATTGAATACGTCAACACCAAGCATAAAACCGCGAACCTTGTGCCACAAGAAGCCTGGAATGCGGCTCTTAATGATATGGATGTATTGCAGCCTTCATATGAAGAAATTCGAAAAAGATTTCATGTAGAAAGTGATGAGGGTCGAAGTATTTACGAAAGAGGCTCAATGTCGCTTGATTATGAACACTTCTCTAATGCTGAGCTAAACGTTTATCGCAACGAGTGGTTAAATAATTCATCGGCAAAAAGTCCAGAAACAACGATCTATCATGATCGATTCGACCTTCGCAGTGTCACTATTGTCCGACTCGACGAAGAGACAGACATCGGTGAAAAAATGGATTTGAAGAACTTAGATTTTGACATTATTAACGAAGCTAAAAGCTTTGATTTCGCGAAGGAAAAACCTGATTTCAATATGTTTGCCCTTAATGAAACCGTGCTGACTCAAATGGATGAAGTCATTCTAAGAGTAAACCCAGACGGCATAAAAAAATCAAAATCGAGAAAGACACCTCGCTCTGGCAAACCAGTTTCTTCGTATGAAGAAAACTTGGCAAAAGGTATGTCATCGATTAATCGCATTAACCAATCAAATTTATTTAAAGCAACGAGACCTAAAAAGTCTCCTTTAGAAGAGGAGTCACATGCTTCGGAACACTCTAATTCAGATTATAAAAATCAACACGACAACCTCAAAGAGTGGGATTAACTAATGCTATCTAATGAACACGGTACTCAGTTAGCTGAATTATTCTTTGGGCCTGAAGTATTTAAGCACCCTGTCCTCATCGACATTGTTGAGCAAATTGAATTTGTGCATCAAGCGTCCCTTGCTGGCGACATTTATTCTTTGTTGATCACGGGCCTTTCTCGGTGTGGAAAATCATTTATTGGCATACGATATGCTGAATTACATCAACCGTTCCATTTGGATGGTGTAAAGCAGACTCCAATACTCTATGTGAAATTGAATGGCGCTAAAAGTTCGGTAGATGTATTAAATCAAATAATTCTAGCCCTTGGGGGACCCGAATCTAAGACAGGTACAAAACCACATACCGTGCAAGAAAGATTAACAAAGCTATTTCCTGAGCACGGTGTTCAAATGGTATTTATTGATGAAGTGCAGGATTGCTTACCCCAATCTGATGGTAAGCAAGCGCAAGAGATGGCCAAACAATTTTGTCGCCTGTTTGATGACTCGGGAATTCCATTCGTACTATTAGGCACACCAAGCGCAAAGCGCTTAGTGAACATTAGATTTGGTAAAAACAATGACAATCTATTGCTCGTAAAGACGGATGAAGAACAAGTCTCAGGTCGAATGTTAGCCCCATTGAATTTACCAACCATTTTTCCACGAACACAGTGTTGGATCGACTGCGTACAGTTCTTTTTAGATAAGTTTAATTTACCTTCGGAGATCGCAACAAATAAGCTTTTGCTAAACCGAATTTATGTCGCAACGGAGGGGCGATTAGGCTTCTTAGAAAAGTTGATGTTTATTGTTTCCACAAAAAAGTTTGCCACATCATCGACGATGCAAATGTTTGAACGTGCCTATAAGTTAGCGTTTT comes from the Thalassotalea nanhaiensis genome and includes:
- a CDS encoding TniB family NTP-binding protein, which gives rise to MLSNEHGTQLAELFFGPEVFKHPVLIDIVEQIEFVHQASLAGDIYSLLITGLSRCGKSFIGIRYAELHQPFHLDGVKQTPILYVKLNGAKSSVDVLNQIILALGGPESKTGTKPHTVQERLTKLFPEHGVQMVFIDEVQDCLPQSDGKQAQEMAKQFCRLFDDSGIPFVLLGTPSAKRLVNIRFGKNNDNLLLVKTDEEQVSGRMLAPLNLPTIFPRTQCWIDCVQFFLDKFNLPSEIATNKLLLNRIYVATEGRLGFLEKLMFIVSTKKFATSSTMQMFERAYKLAFCPKPDNPFNEEAFTDHTIKSMTHKMEPTDDLIC